ACTTTAACCACATTCATAAGTTTGGATCCAGATGCAAAACACTTTGCACTCCATGGACGTTCCTCAACGTAGCTACACAGGTTTCATTCAAATCTTGGTTTATCTCAACATAACACGCAACACAGATGTCGCACTAACACCGTTTGCAAACTGCGGCTGCAGCATGAAGTGAAGCTGCATGATCAGTTTATGATTATCCAGCCATCAGCAGGAAAATTCAGTATCAGTGGTGACTGCATGAATCAGATTGGGCAAAAACATGAATTAGTCTACGCTGTGAACACAATCAGAAACAGTCACACAGCTCACCGTTGATGTTCAGGGGCGGACAGTccattcctctcttcttcatcagGTAGCGGATGGTCTGAAGCTGAGTCATGATCTCGTTCTTCTGATCCTGAGCCACTGTCTTCACACTGAGagggaatttaaaaaaagagtcttGAGCACACTGTGAGgataaaacacagatttatgTCAGAGGAGTTTTTCTGCTCCTGCTCTTTAGCTGTTGATTACCCTTCCCATCTGATTGGGTTCTCTGGTTTTTTAACTTTATGAGTTTAACTCAGCAAGTCATGTGCCAAAACTCCCTTCAtctttctgtgttgttgttccTATTAAAAGATGGATGTCATGAGACTTTATCCCGTGTGAAAGTGTGTCAGTtacaacaggggttcccaaagtgtgtgtcaggaccccctggggggttgcgagacacaaatgggtgggtgggtgggggggggggggggggggggggtcgtaagatgtttttttatgttatccaaaaatatgcattatttatttttgtgtataactttgttttcttatgtttatattcatttttgtttttactgtttataattattatttattttttattcgttatttccttttttttttctcttctctttgttggttttgtattgcTTATATATAagttgttaacttgtggtgaacaaagaaatactgaaaaaatgcaataaaaaaagttcaatGACAAAAGctgtctaaaaatagtaaattttacccattatagtaaaaaatatggacaaaaatagtagctaaattttgaataaaaccttgtaaatagaaaatgtaatgagttttctgcctttctttttgccagatgactcctaagtttagggttagtgaacagttaattatcaaaagcatcagtagcagtaggttaattcacaacggcacaggaaacacagccacatgatCATATAGGTatggtcattttctgcagagcagccaaattaagccacattaaaacactttgagggacagtgggggtcgcaagtctttggcacctataatttgggggtcgcaggctcaaaagtttgggaacccctgaattACAAGACGATATGGGTGCACGGTGATATCGTTGGCATGCCAGGTAGCGTCATGGGATTTGGCAGACAGGAACATATAATACGCTGCTTTCTAAAACCATCGgtctgtgatttttttctctctgcaggccagacaaaaaaaaagtgacaaaaacagGAGAGGGCACACGTTAGTGAGGAGGATCATGTTTAAGGAATGTTTACTCAAACTACAGAGACGAGGCGTTAAGCAAACAGATGAAGTCCACAGTGTGTGAAAAAACTGGTCATGATGGTGACTCACCAGTTAGTGAGCGGGTCCAGCTGTGTGAGGATGGAGTTGAGcatcctctctgtctgtgctaACCTTTGTTCCAGCTCGTTCAACTGGTTTTCtgcacaaagcaaacacacacacacacacacacacacacacacacacacacacacacacacacacacacacacacacacacacacacacacacacacacacacacacacacacacacacacacacacacacacacacacacacacacacgagcaaagattttttaaaaaaaaccttcagtcaaatatatatttggTTTGGACAAAgaaagcacacacatgcaaatataAAATCCCAGTACATGTGACACACACCTGCTTCCACAGACTTTTTGGCtccttttgtaaatttgtccttttgcacCTTTTCATCTGAAGACTTTATCTGCATGAAGAATAAACACACATGATGcactgactgactgtctgtctttaAATGAATACCTTCTCTGTGTCATTTGGTGTTTCTCTTTACGTACCTTCAAAAACTTGtaggctgcaaacacaccaactCCGATGGCATAGAGAGGCATCAGAGTAAACACGTagcctttgttgttgttgttgttgttggatttGTACTTGTCGGTCTTCAGCTCCTGCTCCATCAGCTTCTTCATCTGCTGCATGTTCTCAGGGGTCTGAGGGGAACCTGGGGCGTTCATGTTGATGGGCTGACCTCTCACCGCGCCTGGACCTGctgttaaaaacacatcatggtGGGACAGATGGTGAGGAGGCTGGGGAAAACTAAACCTGAATATGAGGTGTCCCGAGAAGCAGAGAATCAAGTAACTCTGAATGGTGATAAGATAAAAGtggtttcttttctgttctgttaaaatgtgttcatcGGTTCTAAATCCATCAGGCTGACACAcaactttgatttgatttgatgtttttatttcgaacatgtaaaagtaaaatagaaaaaaaacaaacatacaagtaaaaaagaagaaatagttatacagaaaaaaaaacccaaatggAAAACCACCTCTGATAAATGGACACCGATAAACTGCAACTGGGCTGAAAATCATTCATATAAATACATACTCTCATTTCCTGTGATAATGCATGTATGCAAGTGCTTTCTGGATTTTTCCTCGAGGTCTTAAAGCTGGTTCATCGGTTCTAACAAGTtaatttcagttgttttatcGAAGTTCTTgacttctttttcttgttttcttgatGTAACAAGCCTACTGGTACTGTGACAGACATGCCATGCCACCATTGCcttattctgtgtttgttttctgctttaaCAACTCTAAGGATACAGTAATGATCTGTTGATGTCACGGTAAGTAAGCCAAGGcaatcacagaaaaacagatcAGATTTAATGTATGGATGTTTGGCCActtagggcaggggttcccaaacttttgagcctgtgacccccaaaatatagatgccacagactcgcaacccccactgtccctcaaagtgattcaaagtagcttcatttagctgctctgcagaaaataagcctacctatatgagcatgtggctgtgtttcctgtgccattatgaattaacctactgctactgatgcttttgataattaattgttcactaaccctaaacttaggagtcatatagcaaaaagaaaggcagaaaactcattacattttctattgtaGGGGGGCTTCCATACTCCTCAAAAACTatgcattttttcagtttatGGTTGGCATGAATAGATTTTAGTTTGTCTTCAGGCTGCAGGAAAGCAAAGACAAAATATTGGATGTTACAAAGAAAAATTCAAATGCATATCCAACTGTAGCGCCTGCATAAAAATgtcaactttattattattattattattattattattaataatttgaatttattgtcCATGCTTTTCCCTACAAAATGACAGTCCTCCTACTATGGTGCTTTAATTTCATCCCCTGTTTCAGATCATAGAGTATCTTACTCGACCTTTATTTTGTGAAACGGTCTGCATGCAGGAGACAGCTGATGCTCAGTATGGAGGCGCACAGGAAGCATACAGCCGTGTGACATTTCCCCTTTGACACTGGGTTTTCTACCTTTTCGGGTGTAGCGAGGGTCAAATCTGGTTTCCTTCGTCCCGGATCCGCCACCGACTCCAAACATCCTTGGCAGAACCACGAACGTGAAGAGCACGGCCGTGAAAGCCAGGGCGACTTGATGTGATGTTGACAGAACCATCTTCTCCAGAATACCAGACGCCCCAGAAAACAAATATACTGAAGATAAGTCAGAAACTACGCGACACAGGGAGGAAACGTTACTCTACTAAGTGTAAAACGTTTCAACAGAAACCTGAAATGTGTCTCTGCTACTCGGAGCAGCTGTGCAGCGCTGCCATAACATGAACAGGACTTCCGGGGAggagcttttcaaaataaaggtgtcACATTTCTTCTTCGGTGGTTTTTGGGGCTGTTTCGACTCCAAAATGCATTTATGTCAACTAAAGTGTCTCTAATATCATAGAtgcttaaaattaaaattaaaatgacagagagaaaatgccccccccccatccTTAATCTTATCCTAAAGTTTCCTCAAGCACCTCAGAGCTTCTCTGAACAGCCCCTGACCATTCATTATAGaagttttacttaaaaaaatcaacagtataaataaaaaagtcagagAGAAAATGCCCTCTCCACTCTTAATCCGATCCTAGAGTATTCCGCAAGCACCTCAGAGCTTCTCTTTACAGCCCCTGACAACTGTTTTCTTACGTTTTAGAAGCAAATTAACAGGTATGAAGCATATTAAAGCGATGCTATATGCTGTAAAGATTATTGTTTAAGCTAATTTGCAACCTTAAATCAGTTTGGCCgctaaaatacattaaaaatcaacagcatgaataaaaaacacagagagaaaatgcCCTCTCCACTCTTGATCTTATCCTAGAGTTAACTCAAGCACCTCAGAGTTTCTCTAAACAGCCCCTGACCACTGTTTTCTTAAGTTTTAGAGGCAGATTGACGAGTATGAAGCATATTTAAAGCGATGCTATGCGCTAAAATTTTAACGACTAAGCTAATTTGCATTGTTGTGCGTGCcgttaaaatacttaaaaatcaacagcataaataaaacaggcagagagaaaatgCCCTCTCCACTCTTGATCTTATCCTAGAGTTTCCTCAAGCACCTCAGAACTTCTCTGAACAGCCCCAGACCATTAATTTTAGAAgttttacataaaaaataaacagtatgattaaaaaaagtcagaGAGAAAATGCCCTCCCTATCCTTAATCTTATCCTAGAGTTTCCTCAAGCACCTCAGAGCTTCTCTGAACAGCCCCTAACCAGCTGTTTTCTTAAGTTTTAGAAGCAAATTGACAGGTATGAAGCATATTAAAGCGATGCACCAAAATTTCATCTACTAAGCTAATTTGCATTGTTGTGCcattaaaatacatacaaaaaaatcaacagcatttaaataaaaagacagatagAAAATGCCCTCTCCACTCTTGATCTCATCCTAGAGTTTCCTCAAGCACCTCAGAGCTTCCCTAAACAGCCCCTGACCATTCATTATTGAAGTTTTAGAGGCAGTTTGATGTGTAGCATATTAAAGCGATGCTTTATGCTAAAAATATTATTGTTTAAGATAATTTGCAATCTTAGGTCACAGTTTGGCCTCTAAAATACATAAGATGAATGGTCCAGTTTAAGGCATattttgagaaataaaacagaaaatattgtTGTTACTAACATCAATGTTTTAGAattatgtgttgtttgtctgtaatttttctggaatgtgctgctgctgatcttggccaggacacacttgacaaagagatttttaatctcaatgtggttttctcctggttaaataaaataaaataaataaaaataaatctgtgaagATGATTTACAgttattgaaaaaacaaagggaAGAGTAATTCAttcctttattttataaaacaagcACTGAAGTGTATATTTTATTTGCAACTTAGTTGAGTGAACAATTGAGTTTGTCTCTACAGCGTTGCCTGGTGTGATTTATCTCAGATTGCTGGAGAATTTTTTGGTTAAAGgtaaattaaacaaaatcatATTGTTTACTCTGACCATTATTAAAGCACCCacaattatttacatttttttgtagaCTTGACTAAAAACCTGAATATTACTTTGAGTAATTTATTATTAAGTAAAGTTATTATATTTCACGAACTCAGGGCCCCTCTCTGTCAGTGTAGAGAGAAGTGGGCTACAAAtacaaaagacagaagcaaagcTACGGAAGCGCAAAGTTGACATGCatacaaaacacatttcagtcaggaccactcttgCAAACAAATCAATTAATTTGCGTGGGAGCTCCCAGCCGTTCCGGTGCCTATGTGAATTGCTAAAGCCTCAGCTAGGGAGAGCAACCCCACCCGATCACTTTTATGTGCATACaggaaaagccaaggcagggagagtaGCAGCAAAGATCCTCcagggtacagaacagaacgagcatcagtgacagtgcatatgacactggtaaaatcggGTACAGAgtaaaggaggagctgggttgGAGGCGGATGGTAAAGTGGATTGCAGGGGAAGCAGCTAGAGTAGTCAGGTTAAAGCAGGTAAGTCAAGGGGTCAGATCGAATAGTCCTTTTGGGTCAGGAAAGTTTTTAACTGTGTGAAATGACCCAGAAGAGTTAGCAAGAGCTGTTTCAATTCTCCAAATGATAAGGAAAGGAGCTTCAGttgcttctttattttctcttttatcaTAGTATTCAGTGGACCATCCTGAATCATGAAACCTCTTCTTTGTACACTGTTTATTCACTACAATCGATAAGTATATATAAAGAAACACTCTAGCTTGATGTACTGACATGACTTTCAGCAGACGTGAGTGTTTCAgatgtgaagaaaacaaacttgCAGTCACTGGACTCATTTGGACCCTGATTGTTTTTCCTGAAACACTGGCTTCTTAATGTCCTCTAATGTTGGAGGTTGTGGTTGAGTGGTTTTGAACACACCCCTCTGCCAATACTAAAGGCGGTATCATTGACCGGATTTATCAGAttctttgaaaatattaaaatatttgcGGAAGCTAACAAGGATTTAATGGAGGCGTGGTGAGTGAGCAGATGCTTTGCTGTGAGTGTGGATGtattaaaatactaaactgaAACACTTTACATCTTCTGATGAGGAAATGGTAATAGTGTGGTTTTTCTCTTAATGTTTTTTTGACTTTACAGTGGTCATGTGCCAGATTCTTGCTTGGCTGAAAGTGTTGTTCCATCTGTGGTGTGACCTTGGtgatgaaatgattgttttcttgtcaaagtgagaaaaataatcCCTTATTTTATGGGGGTTGTGGACCAGATGTTTTCTACTGTGGTTTCAAAACTTGGCTGCAACTTGGCTGCGGATATCTGTTGAAGTGAAGAGATTTTGGCCACATGGAAAAGTCATGGGTGCTTGAAATCATCCTCATTTTCCCGGGAATACAATATACATGGTTGAATTATTCCCCCCGTCTGATTTTTGTGACCTTATTCAACTTGTATTTTGTTATCTTAACTCAGGTTTGACATGTGCTGTGCTGTTAGCTGCTGCATCTGTATCTCAGAT
Above is a genomic segment from Notolabrus celidotus isolate fNotCel1 chromosome 21, fNotCel1.pri, whole genome shotgun sequence containing:
- the ccdc107 gene encoding coiled-coil domain-containing protein 107, coding for MVLSTSHQVALAFTAVLFTFVVLPRMFGVGGGSGTKETRFDPRYTRKAGPGAVRGQPINMNAPGSPQTPENMQQMKKLMEQELKTDKYKSNNNNNNKGYVFTLMPLYAIGVGVFAAYKFLKIKSSDEKVQKDKFTKGAKKSVEAENQLNELEQRLAQTERMLNSILTQLDPLTNCVKTVAQDQKNEIMTQLQTIRYLMKKRGMDCPPLNINEASCGRNLDELIESLGARDNSTDGSSPADEQTSAGTTEASGKVYKKSSDAEDEAVKEGEEMKELIPEDSKGEGEEDGKEEEEGDIEVEEEEEEEEEVLEDSELMPSLENSYETNIEEVGAEQTGLRRRNRPE